A genomic segment from Myxococcota bacterium encodes:
- a CDS encoding DEAD/DEAH box helicase — MATATPSVPIHSGSRAHGAASPSSPSGFDAFDLEPRIARGVRAAGYAEPRPIQLQTIPAALDGSDVLGLAQTGTGKTAAFAIPILDALVDERPGRPLALVLAPTRELAAQIDGEFRTLAKFTKLRTATVFGGVAPSVQIRALRDGPQVVVGCPGRVLDLVQRGALHLDEVEILVLDEADHMFDMGFLPDVRRILAALPRERQNLLFSATMPKDVRKLADEVLHRPHVVELASASPASTIEHALYPVAEDRKRALLDRMLDADGCESVIVFTRTKHRARRLAQQLEAGGRRAVALQGNMSQSQRERAMRGFRGGQFDVLVATDIAARGIDVTGVSHVINFDVPTTPEAYLHRIGRTGRAEREGTAATFVTREDAAWVRATERLIGAPIARGAVEGFELEAAMPEREPHRGGGGRGGARPGAGGARRAGGAPGRSGGRRRRPRSR; from the coding sequence ATGGCTACTGCCACACCTTCCGTTCCGATCCATTCCGGCTCGCGCGCACACGGCGCCGCGAGCCCGTCGTCGCCGAGTGGCTTCGACGCCTTCGATCTCGAGCCGCGGATCGCCCGCGGCGTGCGCGCGGCCGGCTACGCCGAGCCGCGCCCGATCCAGCTCCAGACCATCCCCGCGGCGCTCGACGGGAGCGACGTGCTCGGCCTCGCGCAGACGGGGACGGGCAAGACCGCGGCCTTCGCGATCCCGATCCTCGATGCGCTCGTCGACGAGCGCCCGGGCCGGCCGCTCGCCCTCGTGCTCGCGCCGACGCGCGAGCTCGCGGCGCAGATCGACGGCGAGTTCCGCACGCTCGCGAAGTTCACGAAGCTGAGGACGGCGACCGTGTTCGGCGGCGTCGCGCCGTCGGTCCAGATCCGCGCGCTGCGCGACGGCCCGCAGGTCGTCGTCGGCTGCCCGGGCCGCGTCCTCGATCTCGTGCAGCGCGGCGCACTGCACCTCGACGAGGTCGAGATCCTCGTGCTCGACGAGGCCGACCACATGTTCGACATGGGCTTCCTGCCGGACGTGCGGCGCATCCTGGCCGCGCTCCCGCGCGAGCGTCAGAACCTGCTCTTCTCGGCGACGATGCCGAAGGACGTCCGCAAGCTGGCCGACGAGGTGCTGCACCGCCCGCACGTGGTGGAGCTCGCGAGCGCGTCCCCGGCGTCGACGATCGAGCACGCGCTCTATCCCGTCGCCGAGGATCGCAAGCGCGCGCTGCTCGACCGGATGCTCGACGCGGACGGCTGCGAGTCGGTGATCGTGTTCACGCGCACCAAGCACCGCGCGCGGCGCCTCGCGCAGCAGCTCGAGGCCGGCGGTCGCCGCGCCGTCGCGCTGCAGGGGAACATGTCGCAGTCGCAGCGCGAGCGGGCGATGCGCGGCTTCCGCGGGGGCCAGTTCGACGTGCTCGTCGCGACCGACATCGCGGCGCGCGGCATCGACGTGACCGGCGTGTCGCACGTGATCAACTTCGACGTCCCGACGACGCCCGAGGCCTACCTCCACCGCATCGGCCGCACCGGCCGCGCGGAGCGGGAGGGCACCGCGGCCACCTTCGTGACGCGCGAGGACGCGGCCTGGGTGCGCGCGACCGAGCGCCTGATCGGCGCGCCGATCGCGCGCGGCGCGGTCGAGGGCTTCGAGCTCGAGGCGGCGATGCCCGAGCGCGAGCCGCACCGCGGCGGCGGCGGGCGCGGGGGCGCGCGGCCCGGAGCCGGAG
- the tssJ gene encoding type VI secretion system lipoprotein TssJ — translation MGLAALVAAAFAGCATGGAEPRSACLRLDADADLNLYNEQSHPVTVFVFPLSSSAVFEETPVDDLLAGVEGTGMLSRPAQLALGPGEQGRRFEKLFPGETQHLGVIADYYRAPGDPEGSRRQVVPARCSFFFTPRLHLTARDLYLD, via the coding sequence GTGGGCCTCGCGGCGCTCGTCGCGGCCGCGTTCGCGGGCTGCGCGACGGGGGGAGCCGAGCCCCGCTCGGCCTGCCTGCGGCTCGACGCGGATGCCGACCTCAACCTCTACAACGAGCAGTCGCACCCCGTCACCGTCTTCGTGTTCCCGCTGTCGAGCAGCGCGGTGTTCGAGGAGACGCCCGTCGACGACCTGCTCGCCGGTGTCGAGGGCACGGGCATGCTGTCGCGCCCCGCGCAGCTCGCGCTCGGCCCGGGCGAGCAGGGACGCAGGTTCGAGAAGCTCTTCCCCGGCGAGACGCAGCACCTCGGCGTGATCGCCGACTACTACCGCGCGCCCGGCGATCCGGAGGGCTCGCGCCGCCAGGTGGTGCCCGCGCGCTGCTCGTTCTTCTTCACGCCGCGCCTGCACCTCACCGCGCGCGACCTCTACCTCGACTGA
- the tssK gene encoding type VI secretion system baseplate subunit TssK has product MAPLRHHSVAWTEGMFLRPHHFQHHDLFLLERMRRHASAIDPFHWGVVQVEVNEEALSAHRVELLRLEAILPDGTFVSYPGAASLPAREFDATAERTTVYLALPRVATNEPSVQTPGAARRDARFELVESELPDLARGGAGEPVEQLRPSLRLLLSGEESELERHDAFRLCDVVATGEIARPFALAPEVGPPLVAVQAWAPLHDRIQEVVSQIAAKARVVAARTAGTGVGDLPRLWMRYTLARLAPLLRHVLSTGHTRPYELYTVLVEAAGALAAFHADEPAELPVYAHDDPVRCFGALLDFVEARLSSAVPTSYEALAMPYDAEKKVYLTTDLNTDRVDPHHQFYLGVKASLERKELVDRVLAAKLGALGDVRVALLLSKDTLPIEHMASAPLEIAATPGFEYFRLDAHHENWKRVRDDFDFALSLPKVESADVRLYVVTGGS; this is encoded by the coding sequence ATGGCGCCGCTGCGACACCACTCCGTGGCCTGGACCGAGGGCATGTTCCTGCGCCCTCACCACTTCCAGCATCACGACCTGTTCCTGCTCGAGCGGATGCGGCGGCACGCGAGCGCGATCGATCCGTTCCACTGGGGCGTCGTGCAGGTGGAGGTGAACGAGGAGGCGCTGTCGGCCCACCGCGTCGAGCTGCTGCGGCTCGAGGCGATCCTGCCGGACGGGACGTTCGTGTCGTATCCGGGCGCCGCGTCGCTGCCCGCGCGCGAGTTCGACGCGACCGCCGAGCGCACGACCGTCTACCTCGCGCTTCCGCGCGTCGCGACGAACGAGCCGAGCGTGCAGACGCCGGGCGCCGCGCGGCGCGACGCGCGCTTCGAGCTCGTCGAGAGCGAGCTGCCCGACCTCGCGCGCGGCGGCGCGGGCGAGCCCGTCGAGCAGCTGCGCCCGAGCCTGCGGCTCCTGCTGTCGGGCGAGGAGTCCGAGCTCGAGCGCCACGACGCGTTCCGGCTCTGCGACGTCGTCGCGACCGGCGAGATCGCGCGGCCCTTCGCGCTCGCGCCCGAGGTCGGCCCGCCGCTCGTCGCCGTGCAGGCGTGGGCGCCGCTGCACGACCGCATCCAGGAGGTCGTCTCGCAGATCGCCGCGAAGGCGCGCGTCGTCGCGGCCCGCACCGCGGGCACGGGCGTCGGCGACCTGCCGCGGCTGTGGATGCGCTACACGCTCGCGCGCCTCGCGCCGCTGCTGCGCCACGTGCTCTCGACCGGGCACACGCGGCCCTACGAGCTCTACACCGTGCTCGTCGAGGCGGCCGGCGCGCTCGCCGCCTTCCACGCGGACGAGCCGGCCGAGCTGCCCGTCTACGCCCACGACGACCCGGTGCGCTGCTTCGGCGCGCTGCTCGACTTCGTCGAGGCGCGCCTCTCGTCGGCCGTGCCCACGAGCTACGAGGCGCTCGCGATGCCGTACGACGCGGAGAAGAAGGTCTACCTCACGACCGACCTCAACACCGATCGCGTCGACCCGCACCACCAGTTCTACCTCGGCGTGAAGGCGAGCCTCGAGCGCAAGGAGCTCGTCGACCGCGTGCTCGCCGCGAAGCTCGGCGCGCTCGGCGACGTGCGCGTCGCCCTGCTGCTCTCGAAGGACACGCTGCCGATCGAGCACATGGCGTCGGCGCCGCTCGAGATCGCGGCGACGCCGGGCTTCGAGTACTTCCGCCTCGATGCGCACCACGAGAACTGGAAGCGCGTGCGCGACGACTTCGACTTCGCGCTGAGCCTGCCGAAGGTGGAGAGCGCCGACGTGCGCCTCTACGTCGTGACCGGCGGAAGCTGA